Below is a genomic region from Dryobates pubescens isolate bDryPub1 chromosome 1, bDryPub1.pri, whole genome shotgun sequence.
CAGACCCTATATACAACCCAACAAATGAAATACTCCAGACATGGACAGGGGCATCTTTTACTAGATCatcttgctcaaggcctctgtcagcctgatcttaaacactTCTAAAGTTTGAGGCATTcacaacttctttgggcaacctgttcccatgtCCCACCACTCtcctagtaaagaacttgttcctaatgtccaatctaaatctacccttctctagcttaaaaccattgctccttgtcctatcactgtatGCCATTATGAAAAGTctgtctccagctctcctgcagccctcttcatgtactggaaggctactataaggtgtccctggagctttctctttgcCAGGCTGAAACAACCCCAACTTGCTCAGCttgccctcatagcagaggtcctcctatcatctttgtggccctcttctggaccttctccaacaAACTCACATCCCTCTTGTGTTTCATCCTCACTTCTGATAGAAAGATAATGTGCATGTATAATaatattattctattctataaagaTTACACATCAAATGCTGTATGACGTTCCCAGCTGAAGCTGTAGCATAAGAATTGTGGGGACATGCTCTAGTGTTTGTAACAATGCTTCTAGGTATAACaaactggtctattctattccattccattccattccattccattccattccattccattccattccattccattccattccattccaaactgCATTAAGGAACTACCACATTTTGAATACAAAGAAATGACTACTTAGCAACTCTTTAAATTAATTAGTTCATTCATTCATTTTGATGTTTTGCCAGCACTGAACCTGTGGTGAAGTTGTTCTTACCGAGGCTGGTATGCTGCAGCAACCCTCTTTACTGTATCACTAATGGCTCTTGTGTGTTCTGTTTCATCTCCTTGCCTTTTTTGGTCTGGGTTTGAAGGACAGGGTAGAGTAATAGTCACTGGGTTGTTAAATGGTTGGGCTGAAGGATGCTGGACGTAAACCAGTGCACTAGTAGATATCACTGAGTGGAACATATCATGTCTTGCTTTCAATGTTGAAAGCAATGATGGTTCAATTGGCTGAATCTAAAGGTAGAAAGCAATTCCAAAATTAATTTGTAGATGAATAAATCTTCTCTTAACATGCCTGATTTTTTACAAATCAATTTGTTTTGTGGAATTGGACTATCACAGAAGTTTTAGGTTCCAGGAACAACCTTATCAATATATCAAGATTTTACACAAAGCACAATCAGGTGCTTGGACATTGCCCAAAAACTTCAACCTTTATTGACTGGAAtattttgattgttttttttttttttcagattttgaAAATCCTGATCTTCCTCTGATTTTGATAATAttctaagatttttttttccctcttttgtgtttttttttttcgttGTGATTTTTGggtgtttggtgttggtttttgtttgttgtttttttctactGTTGATTTTAGCTATTCTTTACCTCAGAATCAATGTTTtcatggaggaaaggaggagcatGTTGTAACTGAAGCAAATTTGGAGATTATTCTCAGCATAAGACTAAGAGGGGACAAAACCTTCCATTGCACTGGTTGCTAAAaataatgaatcacagaatcatagaatggtagggattgaaagggacctttggaaatcatcaagcccaatctccctgccaaagcaggttcacctaaagaaggGCACATAGGAACATGTTCAAGCAAGTTTTGAATGCCTTCagagacagggactccaccacctctctaggcagcctgttccagtgcccatTACCCCATGTCCTGCCACGGGGCACCACAAAAAAAGGACTGGTCACATTCTCCTGACACTCACACTTGAAGTATTGATAAGCATCTATGAGGtcactccctcagtctcctctatTCTAGACTAAAAAgacacaactctctcagtctttctttgtAAAAGACATGTTCCTGTCCTCTCATAATTTTGCAGTCCTTTGTTGTACCTCTCCAacaagtccctgtccttcttgaactggggagcccagaactggacacaatattccagatgtggcctcactagggcagaatagaagtcaggtgaaaaaaaaatttgttTCTTTAACTTAAACACTGGGCCAAGAAGCTGAAGTTTGGAGTTGATGCTTATGTCAGTACTGAAACCAACTGTATTTTGTGAAGTTCATCAAAGCTAGAGGGTTCTTTTTAGCTGGAGGTATCACTGATGGTTCTTCTTTTTACCTAGAGATGTCATTGCCTACTGACGACATTATGTGGTTTAAAGAAAGTTGACAGGAAACCATTTGGTGTGTTTACAGGATGTGGAGCTGCAACCACTTTTCACAGGTTTCTAATAGTGTACTAGGTAGACTTTTAACATTATTGGCATCCTTGCTTCAGAACTGATCAGATAAGAGACCTATGGAACAAGTATTGCATATTTCGAGCTCACCTTTAACTGCATGGGTGCTGGAGAACTGAATGTCTCTGGATGATaacagaaagagattctagGATCCACGCTCAGCTTTTGTGAATGTCCTGCCTCTGTAACAGTAAAAGCTTCTTTCTTGAAACATGACAACACAGAAAATACACCCAGGTGGTAAATTTTCACTTCTGCAAAGGTTTTCTGCATAAAAAGAATGCAGGGTTAGAGTACATTGGAGGGAAAGGAAGCTGTGTTCGGCACTGGATTAGCATTTTGAGAAGGCAACATTATTTATAGAGCAAGGTGAAAATAAATTTTGTATTATTGCCATCTAGATGCCCAGTTATCTGGTGATCTCTAGTCATCATCTGATGTCATTAATATTCCAGTGTATGACTGGGGTGAAATAAAACAAGCTTATAAACTGGGTGATGAATGTGGCCCAATGCAATTCTTtgcatttaaagaaaaagaaccaTCTTGTGTTTCTTTGAGATGGAGTTTGGACAGGATTGTATTACTTCTCTGTGGTCTGAATGCAAAATCATTCCCCTTAAGTTTTTAATTGTATCAAATATGGCAATATATTGTACTTGTTTACAAAAATCATGAAGTCCATCATTAGTATTGTGGGATCAAACACCTCAGTCGTTAGTATTGTGGGATCAAAGACTTGTCTTAAAGTCCTTGTTAAACACTAAATTTGAAATAGGATTAGGTCTTGAGATATTAAGAAGACAAGTTTAATTTAACCCCACATTGTGAGCAATAGGGGTTAATAATTACAGTTTTACTTCTAACTCTGCAGAGGCTTAACTGGTAAACTGGAATGATGTTTCTTGCAATGCTTAAAGAAGAGGTTACCAACCTTGTGGCTTCCCTGGGGCCTCTCCAAAGAAAGAGGAGTTAAGTAGTTGGATTGAAAGTTCACATCAGTCACCTTCACCAGAATCTCCCGATAATTTCCTCTGAAGCAAGAAGTAAATGGGATTGCAATGCTGATAGGGAAAGGAATTGTTTTCTCACAATCAGAGCATTCAATACTGATGACATTGCTGACCAGCTCCTCAGAATCCTCCACCACCAAGGAACTAGTGTCATTGACTATCTTACACTTCAGGTtctccaaagcagctgcaggggctttAATAAAACAAGCCACTTCACATTGATTCTTATTACTCTCTTCCACTAGAAATCTGGTGAAAAAAGAgtgtaaaatagaatagaattagaacagaatagaattaaccaggttggaaaaggcctttgaaatcattgagtccaccctatcatccaacactatctaatcaactaaaccatggcaccaagcaccccatccagtttcttcctaaacacctccagtgatggtgactccaccacctccctgggcagcacattccaatggccaatctctctttctgtgaagaacttcttcctaacatccagcctaaacctcccctggtgcagcttgagactgtgtcctcttattatttgtattttgggTGGGGTTGTGTCTTAGATTTTTAATGAATGATGTACTACATTGTAGCATAAGCAGATCATCCATAAAACCATGCTTCTGAATAGATGGGAAAAGCTTGAAAAATTCATGTTTAATCTATTTCAGAAGAGTCTACAAATTGTTATAAACCTGACCCACTGCAGTCCTTTCCTACTGATTTCCAGCAGTTTGGGAAGTACTGACTTCACTGGCTGTGACTCAGTGCCTCTCtgataaaaaaaggaaacaattaTGCAAAGAAATAGGAAGTTACAGTTTACTTTAGATCAAATTGAAGGTCTTCATTGCTTGTGCTTAAGTTGTAAACTGCTGTTTTGTGCGTGGCCAGCAGCTGTCCAATAAACGCTTACTGAGTTTCTGGGCTCACAGATGTTTATACACATGCTAATAAGCAATATTTATGTACATCTGTTACTAAAAAGAAGAATATGTGCTTACTCTTTGTTCATCCAGTGCCTAGATTTTTGTGCTTCTTCTGAATCATTCGAAGAAGAATTCACAGTGGTAACATCACCAGTTTCTGCTGAAGCTGTGAAGGTAATTTGGTTGTTCCTACAAATCTCAGGATTTGTTTCCATTTTACTGTCTCCAGTTTGCTCTGCCAGGCTATGCTCTTCACTCTCTACCCTTTTGGAAGATTCTTTGACTATTGCTTTTTTATCCTGTTCTGAAAGATTCTGGACAGTTCTGTCGTAAATGACTTCCAGTGTCTCAGACAGATTGCCTTCCCCACTGCTTGTAAGAGCATGCTGAAAAGCCAGTTCTGGAGAGTTTTTAGTGGCAGAGCTACCTTCACAAAGTTTATTCTTCCTATTGCAAGCTTTTTTCTCTGCAACAGAGTTGTGTTCAccatctttctttttcattggAGGTTCTCTGCCAACGTCCTGTTCTCCAGCAGATGTGTTTTCAGCTGATGATGCCACAACATCTATTTCCACAGTTTTAGTTTCAGTTTTCTGGATTTCATTCACATTCTGACTTTCTGTCTTGTTCAGGGAAGGAGTTCCTTGGGATTGTTGACTGGGACTAGAAGATGCTTGCACAGGCCCTGTTACTTCTCCTTCAGAGCAACACACAGCTGTTTCTCTAGAAGCATTTTGAGCATTCTGGATCTGGGAGCCACCATCTTGTCTGCGATTAGCAGCATAAAGTTTATTTTCTGCCTCTTGAAGGTATGAGACTGTATTTGTGAAATAATCCTTCACTTTCTGCAGACAGTCTTTAATTCTGCTGTACTCTgaggcaaaaaaaccacaagtaAACAGTTGAATTTTGCTATGAAATCTAGCCAAAATATGAACACTCTTAGGCACATACTGAATGAATTCCTTCCAGTACCATAGTGCTACTCAATACACAAAGCACAATGTATTTCCTGGCTTCTATTTAATATTTTTGCACTTACTGCTATTCAGTTTGATTCAGTTTCTGAAGAACTGAATACAGGCAAGTACATTTGTGTACCTGTCCAAATGTCTGTTGAGAAAGTACTGCTGTGACAACCTTAATGACCACCTTTCTAATGATCAGACACTAGATATATGCTTGGTGACAGTCAGTCTAAAGCATGCAATTGGTAAATAATAGTCAAATAAATTTGGCAAATAATTGTCAGATCAATTTGGGAAGAACTTTAGATCTAAACATTAACTATATGTATTTCCTAAGATTGAATCCTGCAAGATTCTAATGCATGTGTCTCTAACaaagctcttctcccaagtaacaagagatggggcaggaggaaatggcctcagcttgccccaggggaggtttaggctgattgttggaagaaacttcttgactgtgaggctTCCCAAACATTGGAATAGGATCccaagagaggtggttgaatcgccatctttggaggtttttaaaagccacagaggtttggtgctgagggacatggcttagccccagatttggtagagttaggtaatggttggacttcatgatctaaAAGGTTTTTTCTacacaaaacaattctgtgattccattctatgattcaatataGAAGATGCTTAGCAGCTTTGAATTTTTGCCATAGACAACAGAGGATAACACAAAAACACCAGCAGATATACAACATTAAAGTTCACCAGTTGTGGCCTGCAGTTATAGGAATTGTCGAGGCTGCTGTTGCATATAATTAAAAACACCTGGTGAAGAAgaacagagaactgcttgaaagagtccagtgcagagaaaCAGAGGTGATTGAGGGAGAGAAACATCTCCCATATGAGGAAAGGGtcagggagctgggtctcttcagcttggagaagaggagactgaggggtgacctcattcatgtttataaataggaGGTTCCATGCAAACATAaagagaaactttttcactgtgagcatGACAGAActctgaacaggctgcccagagatgttctgaagtctttctctggagacattctaaACCTGCTTGTAtcacctgctctgggtgatcctgctctggcaggggagttgtaTTATATGATCTTTCAAGTTCCCTTTCAACCTaatatgtgattctgtgaagaagatTGCACAAAAATCACACAGTCACAGGCTCataggatgttagaggttggaagggacctccgaagatcatcgagtccaaccaccctgccagagtaggaccatAGAACCTattgcaggttgcacaggaatgcatccagatgggtcttggaagtctccagagaaggagaatgtACCATTCATGTAAGGTTTTAACCTATTTATTTTATGATCCTTCATTTTTTTATCATACATCATTTCTTGGAAGTACTTCCAGATGTTCTCTCTAAGGATTTCAGACGTGCTTCTTTCAGCACTCCCCCCACCTTGTGCTGTCAATCTCTACAACTAGAACTTTGTCTTCATTAGTTAGATTTATTGCAAAGTGATTAGAAAACttattgtttgtttctgtttgctgctgtgAGATCCTGGAAAGTTTTGTTTGGCAGGTTAAATCCAGTGCAAATCAATAGAAATAAGAAACTTGTAGAGAGTGAAACATGGGATGGTGGCTCTGCACTTACCAAGGACAGAGACACACAGGGGAAGAACACTAGGAAAGGCTGATACAAGATTTACAGGAAATCACTGGCTTGGCTTCACTTCTTTCAATAATGTCATGTGTGGTAAATCAATATCTCAAGGTTTTGACCTCAGAAAATAATTCTATAGAGTAAAATTGTCATCACTCATCACTGTGCCTGTCCATGTAACATCAATTTGTGATGTTATATCACTTAGATAGGCTTTTCACTTTCATCTCTATTTGCATTGCTTAATTTAAACCTACACAGACAACAGTTTAGAACAAAGATTTTTAAGTTCTTGTTGAACCCAGTCTAAAAACTATTCACTTGCAATACTTTCTCAGGTCTGGAATAACTTGTTCTTGGATATTGATTTTGACTGTATTTGgaaaaagagttaaaaaaaaaatttaaaaaacccaacaacaatcaaacaccaaaaaaatccccaatccaaaaccaaacccccaataCAAACACAAAAAAGGAGCAGACAAACAATGATACTTtcaatatatgtattttttccaCTCGTAGTTCAAAGAAAAATAAGTTTGCCTGCTGGTTTGCCAGGGGCACTTTTATAACTGTGAAGCAGTTCTAAATAGTTTTAACAAAAGAATTGGAAATAGAACCATAGAttggttttggttgaaaaagacctttaagctcattgAGCCCAAACTTTAAAATAACAGTTTTGTTTATGTAGGAGGTTGTTCTGagaccctcactccaagaaagacattgaaagtctggagcatgtccagagaagggcaatgaagatggTGAATGAGAGGAactggcttcaagttgcaccaagggagacttaggttggatattaggaaaaatttcttctctgaaactgttgtcaggcattggaacaggctgcccagggaggtggtggagtcaccatccctgcaggtgttcaagaaatgtgtggacatgccACTTGGCATGATTTAATGggcatggtgctgttgggttgatgtctggatttgatgattttagaggtcttttccaatcttaatggttctgtgatccatAACTTATTCTGCTATCTCTTGTTACAACTTTTCAGTTCACAGACTCATTTTCTGTTTGGTgagttggtggtttgttttgtttttgttgtggggtggttttttggtttgtgttggtcggttggggttttttgcttgttgtttttgttgtttcagggtggggttttttttgtaaactcataatgtatttttctttttcccctacGAAGCAATCTAAAGAATAATATCAGTATCTTGCTCCTTTTCTTGAAGTGGAGACATCAATCacttttttatatttaatttctctttattGTGCTtcttgagaggagaaggaagtaaAGGAGTTGAGAATGAAGGAGCAAAGGTGAGTCTGGCAAAAGGAGGGGTGGGGCAAAGTATTGTTTAAAATTTTGGCCTTTGTTTCTCACTATCCAATTGGcaataaatgaaattaatttttactTTAAGTCAGTTTTGCCTATAATGGTAAGCATtaagtgatttctttttctttatatcAGCATATGAGCTATTCCATCCTGTTGAGGATGGGGAACAAGATGCTGGGTGAGCATCTGGGACCTGGCTAAGATGAACCCACCAAAGTAAAATATACATAAATCTTAGAAACAATTCTCTTTAGTTAT
It encodes:
- the DTHD1 gene encoding death domain-containing protein 1; translated protein: MAEGKITPAGKTDQLLAKILQVKLLSREVLQKSDLDNEGIVEYVLRLTSLTKELSRFLSQELQNLTEIIQDICHLLTALHDKHKELTSSPALWYWKEFIQYVPKSVHILARFHSKIQLFTCGFFASEYSRIKDCLQKVKDYFTNTVSYLQEAENKLYAANRRQDGGSQIQNAQNASRETAVCCSEGEVTGPVQASSSPSQQSQGTPSLNKTESQNVNEIQKTETKTVEIDVVASSAENTSAGEQDVGREPPMKKKDGEHNSVAEKKACNRKNKLCEGSSATKNSPELAFQHALTSSGEGNLSETLEVIYDRTVQNLSEQDKKAIVKESSKRVESEEHSLAEQTGDSKMETNPEICRNNQITFTASAETGDVTTVNSSSNDSEEAQKSRHWMNKEFLVEESNKNQCEVACFIKAPAAALENLKCKIVNDTSSLVVEDSEELVSNVISIECSDCEKTIPFPISIAIPFTSCFRGNYREILVKVTDVNFQSNYLTPLSLERPQGSHKKTFAEVKIYHLGVFSVLSCFKKEAFTVTEAGHSQKLSVDPRISFCYHPETFSSPAPMQLKIQPIEPSLLSTLKARHDMFHSVISTSALVYVQHPSAQPFNNPVTITLPCPSNPDQKRQGDETEHTRAISDTVKRVAAAYQPRALSASVRKNGGNLSDTLKLLGHRNKEEGWKVFDDVIIQYVRNGLVSFQLNEHLERFVVLRLSFLLDSTYLLLFAQALEEALCSTMANVILYQKKENPYQIVVLLSASKDLTCELQNLHEEGYCGPPEPTQQFPLREGEQIHFRFRGNICASENGKDFGKVYRLIFHSQRKSRLKLQIKEVDEFGNHSSPHYKGTAVFYKLTREMITKEWEQPMPCGEYQQHSLLCKLALTLPKHEKMINRPRSTKRISSDSSEALWDNLLYWLAEELAEDNTSLPALCLPVRQSMLQLVRLKCPDNLAHQIFELFCCWQKTLPRSADKQQLLSRYLRKRGRSDLSEELHFRWQNKVFT